A part of Streptococcus porcinus genomic DNA contains:
- a CDS encoding glycosyltransferase family 4 protein, translating to MRIGLFTDTYFPQVSGVATSIRTLKDELEKEGHEVYVFTTTDRNVKRFEDPTIIRLPSVPFVSFTDRRVVYRGLISSYKIAKQYNLDIIHTQTEFSLGLLGKMVAKALRIPIVHTYHTQYEDYVTYIANGKLIRPSMVKPILKSFLKEVDGLICPSPIVSNLIDEYQIAIPKRVIPTGIELEKYLCNDISDDDIRDLKEQLQIEEDETILLSLSRISSEKNIQAIIKQMPDILSGNSKVKLLIVGDGPYLDDLKEMASTLGVDANVIFTGMIPHDKVSHYYKACDFFISASTSETQGLTYIESLACGKPIIAHGNPYLDELISDKMFGTLYYHESDLADAVLDAILETPKMSQELLNQKRYEISSEHFGQSVYTFYLDTLINKSERNKQKLSLRITGSSKRESIKLVQSASQLPTRAFKATAVTSAKVVKAPLKMVNAIRDFLE from the coding sequence ATGCGAATTGGTCTATTTACAGATACCTATTTCCCGCAAGTTTCAGGTGTAGCTACGAGTATTAGAACTTTAAAAGACGAGTTAGAAAAAGAAGGACATGAAGTTTATGTCTTTACAACAACTGATCGTAATGTTAAGCGTTTTGAGGATCCAACAATTATTAGACTACCGAGCGTTCCTTTTGTGTCTTTTACGGACCGTCGAGTAGTATATCGTGGCCTTATTTCTTCTTATAAGATAGCCAAGCAGTATAATTTGGATATCATTCACACTCAGACAGAGTTTAGTTTAGGATTGCTTGGTAAAATGGTTGCCAAGGCTTTAAGAATTCCAATTGTTCATACCTATCATACACAGTACGAGGATTATGTGACTTATATTGCAAATGGTAAACTGATTCGACCAAGTATGGTCAAACCAATATTGAAGAGTTTTTTGAAAGAAGTGGATGGCTTGATTTGCCCGAGTCCCATTGTTTCAAATCTCATTGATGAATACCAAATTGCTATTCCAAAACGAGTTATTCCTACTGGGATCGAATTAGAAAAATATCTATGTAATGATATTTCAGATGATGACATTAGAGATTTAAAAGAACAATTACAGATTGAAGAAGATGAAACTATTCTTTTGAGCTTATCTCGAATCTCTTCTGAAAAAAATATTCAAGCTATTATTAAACAGATGCCCGATATTTTATCAGGTAATTCAAAAGTAAAACTCCTTATTGTTGGTGACGGACCTTATCTAGACGATTTAAAAGAGATGGCAAGTACCTTAGGTGTTGATGCTAATGTTATTTTCACTGGTATGATACCACATGATAAGGTTAGTCATTATTATAAGGCTTGTGACTTCTTTATTAGTGCTTCAACCAGTGAGACTCAGGGATTAACTTATATTGAGAGTTTAGCGTGTGGTAAACCGATTATTGCTCACGGTAATCCCTATTTAGATGAACTTATTTCCGACAAAATGTTTGGTACCTTATATTACCACGAGTCTGATTTGGCAGACGCTGTTCTGGACGCTATTCTTGAGACGCCAAAAATGTCACAAGAGTTACTTAATCAAAAGCGTTATGAAATTTCGTCTGAACATTTTGGACAGTCCGTATATACTTTTTATCTGGATACCCTAATTAACAAAAGTGAGCGTAACAAACAGAAACTGAGCTTGAGGATTACCGGTTCTAGCAAGAGAGAATCAATTAAGTTGGTTCAGTCAGCAAGCCAGTTACCAACAAGAGCTTTTAAAGCTACAGCAGTTACATCTGCAAAAGTAGTCAAAGCCCCTCTTAAAATGGTTAATGCTATTCGTGATTTTTTGGAGTAG
- a CDS encoding glycosyltransferase family 4 protein yields the protein MKVLLYLEAENYLKKSGIGRAIKHQIKALTLIGQAFTTNPKDDYDLVHINTYGLASWLLMVNAQKKGKKVIMHGHSTEEDFRNSFIFSNLVSPLFRRYLCLFYRKADAIITPTLYSKSLIENYGIQKPIYVISNGINLEQYGADPQKEAVFREYFNLKAGQKVVMGAGLFFKRKGIDDFVEVAKAMPDVQFIWFGETNKWVIPAEMRRIIEKDHPANVIFPGYIKGPVYEGAMTGADAFFFPSREETEGIVVLEALASRQNIVLRDIPVYSGWVNQESAELASDVPGFEAALRRIFSGKSHKVEAGYRVAESRSLEKIATELVDTYQKVMEL from the coding sequence ATGAAAGTCTTACTATACTTAGAAGCTGAAAATTACTTAAAAAAATCTGGTATCGGCCGTGCTATTAAGCACCAAATAAAAGCTTTAACCTTAATTGGTCAAGCCTTTACGACTAATCCAAAAGATGATTATGATTTGGTTCATATTAATACATATGGGCTAGCTAGTTGGCTGTTGATGGTAAATGCACAGAAAAAAGGGAAAAAAGTGATTATGCATGGTCACTCAACAGAGGAAGATTTTCGAAATTCCTTTATTTTTTCCAACTTAGTGTCACCCTTATTTAGGCGCTACCTTTGTTTATTTTATAGGAAAGCTGATGCCATTATTACTCCGACCCTCTATTCTAAATCGCTGATTGAAAACTACGGTATTCAAAAACCAATATATGTCATTTCAAATGGTATTAATTTAGAACAGTACGGAGCAGATCCTCAAAAAGAAGCTGTTTTTCGGGAATATTTTAACTTAAAAGCTGGACAGAAAGTTGTTATGGGTGCGGGACTCTTTTTCAAACGCAAAGGAATTGATGATTTTGTTGAGGTTGCCAAAGCCATGCCTGATGTACAATTTATTTGGTTTGGTGAAACTAACAAGTGGGTTATTCCTGCTGAAATGCGTCGCATTATTGAAAAAGACCATCCAGCTAATGTTATTTTTCCTGGCTATATAAAAGGACCGGTCTACGAGGGAGCTATGACTGGGGCTGATGCCTTTTTCTTCCCGAGTCGTGAGGAGACAGAAGGGATAGTTGTTTTAGAAGCCTTAGCTAGTCGCCAGAATATTGTTTTGCGTGATATTCCAGTCTATTCGGGCTGGGTCAATCAGGAGAGTGCTGAATTAGCCAGCGATGTGCCCGGATTTGAAGCGGCGTTAAGACGTATATTCTCCGGTAAGTCCCATAAAGTTGAAGCTGGTTACCGAGTTGCAGAAAGTCGGAGTTTGGAAAAAATTGCTACTGAGTTAGTAGATACTTATCAAAAAGTAATGGAGTTATAA